The Microbacterium sp. LWH7-1.2 genome window below encodes:
- the ettA gene encoding energy-dependent translational throttle protein EttA, with protein MAEYIYSMVRARKAVGEKLILDDVTMAFLPGAKIGMVGPNGAGKSTILKIMAGLDTPSNGEAKLSPGFTVGILMQEPELDETKTVLENIQDGIAIKAKVDRFNEISGLMADPDADFDALLAEMGVLQEEIDAADAWDLDSQLEQAMDALRTPPGDAEIGPLSGGEKRRVALTKLLLQKPDLLLLDEPTNHLDAESVLWLEQHLQKYPGAVIAITHDRYFLDNVAEWIAEVDRGRLIGYEGNYSTYLEKKAERLAIQGKKDAKLAKRLAEELDWVRSNQKGRQAKSKARLARYEEMAAEADRTRKLDFEEITIPPGPRLGSVVIEAKKLQKGFDGRSLIDGLSFTLPPNGIVGVIGPNGVGKTTLFKTIVGLESLDGGDLKVGETVKISYVDQSRANIDPQKSLWEVVSDGLDIITVGKTEIPSRAYVSKFGFKGPDQQKKAGVLSGGERNRLNLALTLKEGGNLLLLDEPTNDLDVETLQSLENALLEFPGCAVVITHDRWFLDRIATHILAYEGTDENPDQWYWFEGNFEAYEANKIERLGAEAARPHRTAYRKLTRD; from the coding sequence ATGGCTGAGTACATCTACTCGATGGTCCGAGCCCGTAAGGCCGTCGGCGAGAAACTGATCCTCGACGACGTCACGATGGCGTTCCTCCCTGGCGCGAAGATCGGCATGGTGGGCCCGAACGGCGCCGGAAAGTCGACGATCCTCAAGATCATGGCCGGTCTCGACACCCCGTCGAACGGCGAGGCGAAGCTCAGCCCGGGCTTCACCGTCGGAATCCTCATGCAGGAGCCGGAGCTCGACGAGACCAAGACGGTTCTCGAGAACATCCAGGACGGCATCGCCATCAAGGCCAAAGTCGACCGGTTCAACGAGATCTCCGGCCTCATGGCCGACCCCGACGCCGACTTCGACGCGCTGCTCGCGGAGATGGGCGTCCTCCAGGAGGAGATCGACGCCGCCGACGCCTGGGACCTCGACTCCCAGCTGGAGCAGGCGATGGACGCTCTGCGCACCCCGCCGGGCGACGCGGAGATCGGGCCCCTCTCGGGTGGTGAGAAGCGCCGCGTCGCGCTCACCAAGCTGCTGCTGCAGAAGCCCGACCTGCTGCTCCTCGACGAGCCCACCAACCACCTCGACGCCGAGAGCGTGCTCTGGCTCGAGCAGCACCTGCAGAAATACCCCGGGGCGGTGATCGCGATCACGCACGACCGGTACTTCCTCGACAACGTGGCCGAGTGGATCGCCGAGGTCGACCGCGGCCGCCTCATCGGATATGAGGGCAACTACTCGACCTACCTCGAGAAGAAGGCGGAGCGTCTGGCGATCCAGGGCAAGAAGGACGCCAAGCTCGCCAAGCGGCTCGCCGAGGAGCTGGACTGGGTCCGCTCGAACCAGAAGGGGCGCCAGGCGAAGTCGAAGGCTCGACTCGCCCGTTACGAGGAGATGGCGGCCGAGGCCGACCGGACCCGGAAGCTCGACTTCGAGGAGATCACGATCCCGCCGGGTCCGCGCCTGGGCAGCGTCGTGATCGAGGCGAAGAAGCTGCAGAAGGGCTTCGACGGCCGGTCGCTGATCGACGGGCTGAGCTTCACGCTCCCGCCGAACGGCATCGTCGGCGTGATCGGCCCGAACGGTGTCGGCAAGACCACGCTCTTCAAGACCATCGTGGGCCTCGAGTCCCTCGACGGCGGCGACCTCAAGGTCGGCGAGACGGTCAAGATCAGCTACGTCGACCAGTCGCGCGCGAACATCGACCCGCAGAAGAGCCTGTGGGAGGTCGTCTCGGACGGGCTCGACATCATCACGGTCGGCAAGACCGAGATCCCCTCGCGCGCGTACGTGTCGAAGTTCGGCTTCAAGGGACCGGACCAGCAGAAGAAGGCCGGCGTGCTCTCCGGTGGTGAGCGCAATCGTCTCAACCTCGCATTGACGCTCAAGGAGGGCGGCAACCTGCTGCTCCTCGACGAGCCCACCAACGACCTGGATGTCGAGACGCTCCAGTCGTTGGAGAACGCGCTGCTCGAGTTCCCCGGCTGCGCGGTGGTCATCACGCACGACCGCTGGTTCCTCGACCGCATCGCGACCCACATCCTCGCGTATGAGGGCACCGACGAGAACCCCGACCAGTGGTACTGGTTCGAGGGCAACTTC